A part of Haloarchaeobius sp. HME9146 genomic DNA contains:
- a CDS encoding adenine phosphoribosyltransferase yields MDALRRSVHEAPLIEDDGYHYLVHPISNGIPTLDPHLMREVVNGICRVADLADVDVIVTPVTMGVHVATAVSLVADIPLVVIRNREYGFDDEVPFDLDGEDYYLNDVSPGDDVLVLDDLTNTGVSIAAITEALDDVGANVADVVTVIRRMESESVEMDYPVKSLIDVEVTEDGVEILN; encoded by the coding sequence ATGGACGCGCTTCGACGCTCGGTTCACGAGGCTCCCCTCATCGAGGACGACGGCTACCACTACCTCGTCCACCCCATCAGCAACGGCATCCCGACACTCGACCCCCACCTCATGCGCGAGGTCGTCAACGGCATCTGCCGCGTGGCCGACCTGGCCGACGTGGACGTCATCGTCACGCCCGTGACCATGGGCGTGCACGTCGCGACCGCCGTCTCGCTGGTCGCGGACATCCCGCTCGTCGTCATCCGGAACCGCGAGTACGGCTTCGACGACGAGGTCCCGTTCGACCTCGACGGCGAGGACTACTACCTCAACGACGTGAGTCCGGGCGACGACGTGCTCGTGCTCGACGACCTGACGAACACCGGCGTCTCCATCGCCGCCATCACCGAAGCCCTGGACGACGTGGGCGCGAACGTCGCCGACGTGGTGACGGTCATCCGGCGGATGGAGTCCGAGAGCGTCGAGATGGACTACCCCGTCAAGAGCCTCATCGACGTGGAAGTCACCGAGGACGGCGTCGAGATCCTGAACTGA
- a CDS encoding DUF21 domain-containing protein encodes METILWVSAAAVVVLLGLSAFFSSSETAIFSVPADAIEAEAASGDRNAVRLTELREDPHRLLVTLLVGNNIVNMAISSVITVALVETVSAGAAVTVATLVASSVVLVFGEIVPKSYGLGNARNWARRVARPLYLVELALLPIVVVFDVLTRRLSGLLGGETALEGQFDDDPNTP; translated from the coding sequence ATGGAAACCATCCTGTGGGTCAGCGCTGCCGCCGTCGTCGTCCTCCTCGGGTTGAGCGCCTTCTTCTCCAGCAGCGAGACCGCCATCTTCTCCGTCCCGGCCGACGCCATCGAGGCCGAGGCTGCCAGCGGCGACCGGAACGCGGTCCGCCTCACGGAACTCCGCGAGGACCCCCATCGCCTGCTGGTGACGCTCCTCGTCGGGAACAACATCGTGAACATGGCCATCTCCAGCGTCATCACCGTCGCGCTGGTCGAGACGGTTTCGGCGGGTGCCGCCGTCACGGTCGCCACGCTGGTCGCGAGTTCGGTCGTCCTGGTGTTCGGGGAGATCGTCCCGAAGTCCTACGGCCTCGGGAACGCCCGAAACTGGGCACGCCGAGTCGCCCGCCCGCTGTATCTGGTCGAACTGGCGCTGCTCCCCATCGTCGTCGTGTTCGACGTGTTGACCCGCCGGCTCAGCGGACTGCTCGGCGGCGAGACCGCGCTGGAAGGACAGTTCGACGACGACCCGAACACGCCGTGA
- a CDS encoding adenosylcobalamin-dependent ribonucleoside-diphosphate reductase translates to MSEHQLSADDLQLPIKRTDGETLADRLTSNAYNNILPARYLRKDADGELVESQEDLFVRVGKNIALAEAVYEAEKQDVSITVTPDQLKPDHPRRDELAEEVFGMGTSLADDAETELSVYNVNKFAYDTVVPELPADIREHVESVSQEFQDMMSNLDFMPNSPTLMNAGDELQQLSACFVDSPDDDIDDIHQTAKEAAQVFQSGGGMGYAFWRLRPYGDAVGSTGGIASGPITFMRTFDQMCETIAQGGARRGAQMGVMRISHPDVIQFIHAKNKDVSLAQTLRLNDPDDYTHTSFADALEEARELIDDEGKVPKHLRNAVEGHLSNFNISVGVTDDFMEALQNDEEFTFTNPRTEEPHVATPETKELYEMFGLGEYVEVGEVLSMPAEVIWEDIVEGAHENGEPGVIYLERVNKQHSFDVEEHPDHRILATNPCGEQPLEEYEACNLGHINLSTLADLDAPDWRVWSAEHADEYDSHEEAVSAFLEEAIDFEEFDYRIDRGTRFLENVVTMSDFPVKKIEEKVRDMRKIGLGVMGLAQLYIQLGIKYGSEEGNEVARQLMRHINHESKWTSHELAEERGAFNDWDDSKYANPTQYPDWFEHHTGLDPEEWADGFTIRNHNTTTIAPTGTTSMVGNTTGGCEPIYNVAYYKNVSDDVQGDEMLVEFDDYFLRTLEANDIDVDAVKAEAQEQMAANEFDGVEGLDTVPNAIGELFVVTQDLTGKQHAAVQCACQEGVDSAISKTCNFPNSASMEDMDEVYRYIYENGGKGVTVYRDGTRSKQVLTTRADNADFADEAEAAEVIIDQIEAAFGGIEGFLDSEDVRAKLEADVADIVGGGERSYAKKKERPDQLHGVTQRIDTGYGKLYVTINEDPQTAEPFELFANTGHSGGFTNSFTDALAKTISIALRSGVDPNEVVDKLQGIRSPKVAWDKGEQINSIPDAFGTALRRYLDDEIDRTYPQQKTLDETAAEQQRKAQSHEPDGGSTTAETPGSDAGHTSDAVDDLIAAGESPECPDCGSLSLYYSEGCKTCESCGWSEC, encoded by the coding sequence ATGAGCGAACACCAGCTGTCCGCCGACGACCTGCAGCTGCCCATCAAGCGGACCGACGGGGAGACGCTCGCCGACCGCCTCACGAGCAACGCGTACAACAACATTCTGCCCGCGCGCTACCTCCGCAAGGACGCCGACGGCGAACTCGTCGAGTCCCAGGAGGACCTCTTCGTGCGCGTCGGCAAGAACATCGCACTCGCCGAGGCGGTGTACGAGGCCGAGAAACAGGACGTGAGCATCACCGTCACGCCCGACCAGCTCAAACCGGACCACCCGCGCCGCGACGAGCTCGCGGAGGAGGTCTTCGGGATGGGGACCTCGCTCGCTGACGACGCCGAAACGGAACTCAGCGTCTACAACGTGAACAAGTTCGCGTACGACACCGTCGTGCCCGAACTGCCCGCGGACATCCGCGAGCACGTCGAGTCCGTCTCCCAGGAGTTCCAGGACATGATGTCGAACCTCGACTTCATGCCGAACTCGCCGACCCTGATGAACGCCGGCGACGAGCTCCAGCAGCTCTCGGCCTGTTTCGTCGACTCGCCCGACGACGACATCGACGACATCCACCAGACGGCCAAGGAGGCCGCCCAGGTGTTCCAGTCCGGCGGTGGCATGGGGTACGCCTTCTGGCGACTCCGCCCCTACGGTGACGCGGTGGGCAGCACGGGTGGCATCGCCTCCGGCCCCATCACGTTCATGCGCACCTTCGACCAGATGTGCGAGACCATCGCGCAGGGTGGGGCCCGGCGCGGTGCACAGATGGGCGTCATGCGCATCTCGCACCCCGACGTCATCCAGTTCATCCACGCGAAGAACAAGGACGTCTCCCTCGCCCAGACCCTCCGCCTGAACGACCCGGACGACTACACCCACACCTCCTTCGCTGACGCCCTCGAAGAGGCCCGCGAACTCATCGACGACGAAGGCAAGGTGCCAAAGCACCTCCGCAACGCCGTCGAAGGTCACCTCTCGAACTTCAACATCTCCGTCGGTGTCACGGACGACTTCATGGAGGCGCTCCAGAACGACGAGGAGTTCACCTTCACCAACCCGCGCACCGAGGAACCCCACGTCGCGACGCCCGAGACCAAGGAACTCTACGAGATGTTCGGCCTCGGCGAGTACGTCGAGGTCGGCGAGGTCCTGTCGATGCCCGCCGAGGTCATCTGGGAGGACATCGTCGAGGGTGCCCACGAGAACGGTGAACCGGGCGTCATCTACCTCGAGCGCGTGAACAAGCAGCACTCCTTCGACGTGGAGGAGCACCCCGACCACCGCATCCTCGCCACGAACCCCTGCGGCGAGCAGCCCCTCGAAGAGTACGAGGCCTGTAACCTGGGCCACATCAACCTCTCCACGCTGGCCGACCTCGACGCACCCGACTGGCGCGTCTGGTCCGCCGAGCACGCCGACGAGTACGACTCTCACGAAGAGGCCGTCTCCGCCTTCCTCGAGGAGGCCATCGACTTCGAGGAGTTCGACTACCGCATCGACCGCGGGACGCGCTTCCTCGAGAACGTCGTCACGATGTCGGACTTCCCGGTCAAGAAGATCGAGGAGAAGGTCCGGGACATGCGCAAGATCGGCCTCGGCGTCATGGGCCTCGCCCAGCTCTACATCCAGCTCGGTATCAAGTACGGCTCCGAGGAGGGCAACGAGGTCGCCCGCCAGCTCATGCGCCACATCAACCACGAGTCGAAGTGGACCTCCCACGAACTCGCCGAGGAACGTGGCGCGTTCAACGACTGGGACGACTCGAAGTACGCCAACCCGACGCAGTACCCCGACTGGTTCGAGCACCACACCGGGCTCGACCCCGAGGAGTGGGCCGACGGCTTCACCATCCGCAACCACAACACGACCACCATCGCCCCGACCGGGACGACCTCGATGGTCGGCAACACCACGGGTGGCTGTGAGCCCATCTACAACGTCGCCTACTACAAGAACGTCTCCGACGACGTGCAGGGCGACGAGATGCTCGTCGAGTTCGACGACTACTTCCTGCGCACCCTGGAGGCCAACGACATCGACGTCGACGCCGTCAAGGCAGAGGCACAGGAGCAGATGGCAGCCAACGAGTTCGACGGCGTCGAAGGGCTCGACACCGTCCCGAACGCCATCGGTGAACTGTTCGTCGTCACGCAGGACCTCACCGGCAAGCAACACGCTGCCGTCCAGTGTGCCTGCCAGGAGGGCGTCGACTCCGCCATCTCGAAGACCTGTAACTTCCCGAACTCCGCGTCGATGGAGGACATGGACGAGGTGTACCGCTACATCTACGAGAACGGCGGCAAGGGCGTCACCGTCTACCGCGACGGGACCCGCTCGAAGCAGGTCCTCACGACCCGCGCGGACAACGCCGACTTCGCCGACGAGGCCGAGGCGGCCGAGGTCATCATCGACCAGATAGAGGCGGCCTTCGGCGGCATCGAGGGCTTCCTCGACAGCGAGGACGTCCGCGCGAAGCTCGAAGCCGACGTCGCAGACATCGTCGGCGGTGGCGAGCGCTCCTACGCCAAGAAGAAGGAGCGCCCGGACCAGCTCCACGGTGTCACCCAGCGCATCGACACCGGCTACGGCAAGCTCTACGTCACCATCAACGAGGACCCGCAGACGGCCGAACCGTTCGAGCTGTTCGCGAACACCGGCCACTCCGGTGGCTTCACGAACTCCTTCACCGACGCGCTCGCGAAGACCATCTCCATCGCGCTGCGCTCCGGTGTCGACCCGAACGAGGTCGTCGACAAGCTCCAGGGCATCCGCTCGCCGAAGGTCGCCTGGGACAAGGGCGAACAGATCAACTCCATCCCGGACGCCTTCGGGACCGCCCTCCGGCGCTACCTCGACGACGAGATCGACCGCACCTACCCGCAGCAGAAGACGCTCGACGAGACCGCGGCCGAGCAGCAGCGCAAGGCCCAGTCCCACGAGCCCGACGGCGGCTCCACGACTGCAGAGACGCCGGGTAGCGATGCGGGTCACACCTCCGACGCGGTGGACGACCTCATCGCGGCCGGTGAGAGCCCCGAGTGCCCCGACTGTGGCTCGCTCTCGCTGTACTACTCCGAAGGCTGCAAGACCTGCGAGTCCTGTGGCTGGTCGGAGTGCTGA
- a CDS encoding phosphoribosylanthranilate isomerase produces MTRVKICGLTREEDVDAAVAAGADALGFVVDVPVDTPREVTVERAAELIDRVPPFVTTVVVTMPETPGEAIELVRELGPDALQVHSDLTPGDVAYLQSNLDVPVIKHVDAANPADARRYADVADAVLVDSVDEEGAGGTGRTHDWEQTREALADIDVPVILAGGLTPENVAEAVVTVEPFAVDVASGVESSGGVKDHDAIRRFVVAATERRRSLQA; encoded by the coding sequence ATGACGCGCGTGAAGATCTGCGGGCTGACCCGCGAGGAGGACGTCGACGCGGCCGTCGCGGCCGGAGCCGACGCGCTCGGCTTCGTCGTGGACGTGCCCGTCGACACCCCGCGGGAGGTCACGGTCGAGCGCGCCGCCGAACTCATCGACCGGGTTCCACCCTTCGTGACGACCGTGGTCGTGACGATGCCCGAGACGCCGGGCGAGGCCATCGAACTCGTCCGCGAACTCGGCCCCGACGCGCTCCAGGTCCACAGCGACCTCACACCGGGCGACGTGGCCTACCTCCAGTCGAACCTCGACGTGCCGGTCATCAAGCACGTCGACGCGGCGAACCCCGCCGATGCTCGCCGGTACGCCGACGTGGCCGACGCGGTGCTGGTCGATTCGGTAGACGAGGAGGGCGCAGGTGGGACGGGCCGGACCCACGACTGGGAGCAGACCCGCGAGGCGCTCGCCGACATCGATGTGCCCGTCATCCTCGCCGGGGGGCTCACGCCGGAGAACGTCGCCGAGGCCGTCGTGACCGTCGAACCGTTCGCGGTCGACGTGGCCTCCGGCGTCGAATCGAGCGGCGGGGTCAAGGACCACGACGCGATTCGGCGGTTCGTCGTCGCCGCGACCGAGCGCCGGAGGTCGCTCCAGGCATGA
- the trpD gene encoding anthranilate phosphoribosyltransferase: MQDYIERVTDGGDLTQDEAREAARMIFEEATEAQIGALLAALRAKGETEAEIAGFAQGMRDAARTIEPNRKPMVDTCGTGGDDYDTINVSTTSAMVAAGAGIAVAKHGNYSVSSSSGSADVLEVAGVQVDAEPPAVQDRIEQDGIGFMLATVFHPAMKAVIGPRKELGMRTLFNVLGPLTNPAGADAQVVGVYDPELVPVLARALARMNVERALVVHGSGMDEICIHGETVVAEVDGDEIEEYTLTPEDLGLERAPVEDVAGGTPEENAADMTGILRGEVTGPKRDIILANAGAAIYIAGGADSLQAGVEKAREAIDSGAAAAKLDDLSSVLAK, from the coding sequence ATGCAGGACTATATCGAGCGTGTCACCGACGGCGGTGACCTCACACAGGACGAGGCGAGAGAGGCGGCACGAATGATCTTCGAGGAGGCAACCGAGGCACAGATCGGTGCCCTGCTCGCGGCCCTCCGGGCGAAGGGCGAGACGGAGGCCGAGATAGCCGGGTTCGCACAGGGGATGCGCGACGCAGCCCGGACCATCGAACCGAACCGGAAACCCATGGTCGACACCTGTGGGACGGGTGGCGACGACTACGACACCATCAACGTCTCGACCACGAGCGCGATGGTCGCGGCAGGGGCTGGCATCGCGGTCGCCAAGCACGGCAACTACTCCGTCTCTTCTTCTTCGGGGAGTGCCGACGTGCTGGAGGTCGCCGGGGTGCAGGTCGACGCGGAACCGCCGGCGGTCCAGGACCGCATCGAACAGGACGGCATCGGCTTCATGCTCGCGACGGTGTTCCACCCCGCGATGAAGGCCGTCATCGGCCCGCGCAAGGAACTCGGGATGCGGACGCTGTTCAACGTGCTCGGCCCGCTGACCAACCCGGCCGGGGCCGACGCGCAGGTCGTCGGGGTGTACGACCCCGAACTCGTTCCCGTGCTCGCTCGCGCACTCGCACGCATGAACGTCGAGAGAGCACTCGTCGTCCACGGCTCCGGCATGGACGAGATCTGCATTCACGGCGAGACGGTCGTCGCGGAGGTCGACGGCGACGAAATCGAGGAGTATACGCTCACGCCCGAGGACCTCGGGCTGGAGCGCGCCCCCGTCGAGGACGTGGCTGGTGGCACCCCCGAGGAGAACGCCGCGGACATGACCGGCATCCTCCGGGGCGAGGTCACCGGCCCGAAGCGCGACATCATCCTCGCGAACGCGGGCGCGGCCATCTACATCGCCGGTGGGGCCGACAGCCTGCAGGCAGGCGTCGAGAAAGCTCGCGAGGCCATCGACTCCGGCGCGGCCGCCGCGAAGCTCGACGACCTCAGCTCGGTACTCGCGAAATGA
- a CDS encoding transcriptional regulator, which yields MTRRFTTGMESLDRLHEGGIPAGSLLVLLAPAESQAELLVQQLIERHQTLYLSTTRSKEAVQRTLGDAAGNTQVVFLGPNPTPEDLTNALPHVPENAVVVVDQPDPLEFAGRREYVSMLNALSRRLVDANSIGVFNCTGSNDATPQRATTLAFADLVWNLDLRVTTYAIENRLAVTKFRGGRAFREPVKLQLTDEVRVDTSRDIA from the coding sequence ATGACACGACGGTTCACGACGGGGATGGAGTCCCTCGACCGGCTCCACGAGGGTGGTATTCCGGCCGGCAGCCTGCTGGTCCTGCTCGCGCCGGCAGAGAGCCAGGCGGAGCTACTCGTCCAGCAGCTCATCGAGCGTCACCAGACACTCTACCTCTCGACGACCCGGTCGAAGGAGGCGGTCCAGCGGACGCTCGGCGACGCCGCCGGGAACACCCAGGTCGTGTTCCTGGGCCCGAACCCGACCCCCGAGGACCTCACCAACGCGCTTCCGCACGTCCCCGAGAACGCCGTCGTCGTGGTGGACCAGCCCGACCCGCTGGAGTTCGCCGGCCGCCGCGAGTACGTCTCGATGCTCAACGCCCTCTCTCGCCGGCTGGTCGACGCCAACAGCATCGGCGTCTTCAACTGCACCGGGAGCAACGACGCGACACCCCAGCGCGCGACCACCCTCGCGTTCGCCGACCTCGTCTGGAACCTCGACCTCCGGGTGACCACCTACGCCATCGAGAACCGCCTCGCCGTCACCAAGTTCCGCGGCGGCCGGGCCTTCCGCGAACCCGTGAAGCTCCAGCTCACCGACGAGGTGCGGGTCGACACCAGTCGGGACATCGCCTGA
- the trpG gene encoding anthranilate synthase component II — translation MTRILFVDNFDSFTYNLVEYVESSLIESGHDPETKVVRNTASLDEIRDFEPDAIVVSPGPGHPANPRDVGVTLDVFRELSTEIPTLGVCLGLEAAVYAYGGEIGRAPEPVHGKAWPIDHDGRGVFTGIEQGFSAGRYHSLVATKVPDCFEVSATADHAVGAASVDTAATDGGAEPLVMGVRHREYPIECVQFHPESVLTACGHDIIDNFLENL, via the coding sequence ATGACCCGCATCCTGTTCGTCGACAACTTCGACTCGTTCACCTACAACCTGGTCGAGTACGTCGAATCGTCGCTCATCGAGAGCGGCCACGACCCCGAGACGAAGGTCGTGCGCAACACGGCGAGCCTGGACGAGATTCGCGACTTCGAGCCCGACGCCATCGTGGTCTCGCCCGGCCCGGGCCATCCGGCGAACCCGCGCGACGTGGGCGTCACCCTCGACGTGTTCCGCGAACTCAGTACCGAGATTCCGACGCTGGGGGTCTGCCTCGGCCTCGAAGCCGCGGTGTACGCCTACGGCGGGGAGATCGGTCGGGCACCCGAGCCGGTTCACGGCAAGGCCTGGCCCATCGACCACGACGGGCGCGGCGTGTTCACTGGCATAGAACAGGGCTTCTCGGCGGGCCGGTACCACTCGCTCGTCGCGACGAAAGTGCCCGACTGCTTCGAGGTTTCGGCCACGGCGGACCACGCGGTCGGCGCGGCCAGCGTCGACACCGCGGCGACCGACGGCGGGGCCGAACCGCTCGTCATGGGCGTGCGCCACCGCGAGTACCCCATCGAGTGCGTGCAGTTCCACCCGGAGTCGGTGCTCACGGCGTGTGGGCACGACATCATCGACAACTTCCTCGAAAACCTGTAA
- a CDS encoding dual specificity protein phosphatase family protein translates to MSDSWGDSEVLVRPKGYVEPFPVIRRLGERELYLGNAAAADHEAHDRAFAFVLSLTADSHPSTTHHRPLRDGRGNEWRAFRDAVETARELSHRQGSLLVHCRAGVSRSSAVLATMLAAKEGRRFREALGLVQQARPVAMPHPALHELAVVFLAADR, encoded by the coding sequence ATGAGCGACAGCTGGGGCGATTCAGAGGTTCTCGTCAGACCGAAGGGCTACGTCGAACCGTTCCCCGTCATCCGCCGGCTCGGCGAGCGCGAGTTGTACCTCGGGAACGCGGCCGCCGCAGACCACGAGGCCCACGACCGGGCGTTCGCGTTCGTCCTCTCGCTGACGGCCGATTCACACCCCTCGACGACGCATCACCGGCCGCTCCGGGACGGGCGGGGGAACGAGTGGCGTGCGTTCCGTGACGCGGTCGAGACCGCCCGAGAACTGTCCCACCGCCAGGGCTCACTGCTGGTCCACTGCAGGGCGGGTGTCTCTCGAAGCAGTGCGGTCCTGGCGACGATGCTCGCGGCAAAAGAGGGGCGACGGTTCCGTGAGGCGCTCGGACTCGTCCAGCAGGCCCGTCCGGTCGCGATGCCACATCCGGCGTTGCACGAACTGGCCGTGGTGTTCCTCGCGGCCGACCGCTGA
- a CDS encoding molybdopterin-binding protein, giving the protein MALSARNRIHGTVRSVETSGLMAEVVVETPDGQSVTAIITSGSVDRLGIAEGDEVDAVVKATEVMIEKA; this is encoded by the coding sequence ATGGCACTCAGCGCCCGAAACCGAATCCACGGCACCGTCAGATCAGTCGAGACCTCAGGCCTGATGGCCGAGGTCGTCGTGGAGACACCGGACGGCCAGTCCGTCACGGCCATCATCACCAGCGGGTCGGTCGACCGGCTAGGCATCGCAGAGGGTGACGAGGTCGACGCCGTGGTGAAGGCGACCGAAGTGATGATAGAGAAGGCGTAG
- a CDS encoding lycopene cyclase domain-containing protein produces the protein MLPDITVLGPWTYLATEVVFGTAAFLLLWRADALRRAGKTVLALYPVAYVWDWYTLEVGVFAIPMRTGVELLGIPIEEHIFIVVVPSLVIGVHELLHGGPERPVSSDGTGTNTDASAKGNPPDREL, from the coding sequence GTGCTGCCGGACATCACGGTACTCGGTCCCTGGACCTACCTCGCGACCGAGGTCGTCTTCGGGACCGCCGCGTTCCTCTTGCTCTGGCGAGCCGACGCCCTCCGCCGGGCCGGCAAGACCGTCCTCGCGCTCTACCCGGTCGCGTACGTCTGGGACTGGTACACCCTCGAGGTCGGCGTGTTCGCCATCCCGATGCGGACCGGCGTCGAGCTCCTCGGCATCCCCATCGAGGAGCACATCTTCATCGTCGTGGTTCCCTCGCTCGTCATCGGCGTCCACGAACTGCTGCACGGAGGTCCCGAGCGACCGGTCTCATCGGACGGGACCGGTACTAATACCGACGCGAGCGCAAAGGGTAACCCCCCAGACCGCGAATTATAG
- a CDS encoding DUF1059 domain-containing protein: protein MAKRLECIIPGCDATIDGLTEEQVLAQVETHIARDHPDLELDAQATDSMRSNIQDI from the coding sequence ATGGCCAAGCGACTCGAATGCATCATCCCCGGCTGTGACGCCACGATAGACGGACTGACCGAGGAGCAGGTGCTCGCGCAGGTCGAGACCCACATCGCGCGGGACCATCCGGACCTCGAACTCGACGCACAGGCGACCGACTCGATGCGCTCGAACATCCAGGATATCTGA
- the trpE gene encoding anthranilate synthase component I: protein MSDEQPDEEQSNAEQSTPEQPNAAPTLAPDRETFVQLVADATAPDNPAVVRVEATLDLDDTTTPLGAYAALSGATESDHAFLLESAEKTASSDPAGAFSAGTDADRHARYSFVGYDPAAVVTVGPEGASVELCDDRYAGLVDPVEGDTLDTLRSAMPDATPVGFPETGRQHLDGGLVGFLCYDAVYDLFLDEVGVDRPDSRFPDAEFVLATKTLVFDHHADELSLVFTPVIRDGEDAGAVYDVLVGEAARVEELLTDAADPEPGGFVRESATAGSQADYEDAVARTKEHVLDGDIYQGVISRTRDLVGDCDPMGLYAALREVNPSPYMYLLQHGDFHVVGASPETLVSVSGQRVVSNPIAGTCPRGDSPVEDRRLAGEMLADEKERAEHTMLVDLARNDVRRVSEPGSVRVEEFMNVLKYSHVQHIESTVTGTMAAEYDAFDATRAAFPAGTLTGAPKIRAMEIIDDLEDEPRGLYGGGVGYYSWTGDADFAIVIRTATVEKGAISGGKDRVTVRAGAGIVADSDPTSEYEETEKKMDGVLEALRQVEVQVSQEVSR, encoded by the coding sequence ATGAGCGACGAACAGCCGGACGAGGAACAGTCGAACGCCGAACAGTCGACCCCCGAACAGCCGAACGCTGCACCGACGCTCGCCCCCGACCGCGAGACGTTCGTCCAGCTCGTCGCGGACGCGACCGCCCCCGACAATCCCGCAGTGGTCCGCGTCGAGGCCACGCTCGACCTCGACGACACGACGACCCCGCTGGGGGCGTACGCCGCGCTCTCCGGTGCGACGGAGTCCGACCACGCATTCCTGCTCGAGAGCGCGGAGAAGACGGCCTCCAGCGACCCGGCCGGTGCCTTCAGCGCCGGGACCGACGCGGACCGCCACGCCCGGTACTCCTTCGTCGGCTACGACCCCGCCGCGGTCGTGACGGTCGGCCCCGAGGGTGCCAGCGTCGAGCTCTGTGACGACCGCTATGCCGGACTGGTCGACCCGGTCGAGGGTGACACCCTCGATACGCTCCGGTCGGCGATGCCCGACGCCACCCCCGTCGGCTTCCCCGAGACGGGCCGCCAGCATCTCGACGGCGGGCTCGTCGGGTTCCTCTGCTACGACGCGGTGTACGACCTGTTCCTCGACGAGGTCGGCGTCGACCGACCCGACTCACGGTTCCCCGATGCCGAATTCGTGCTGGCCACGAAGACCCTCGTCTTCGACCACCACGCCGACGAGCTGTCGCTCGTGTTCACGCCGGTCATCCGCGACGGCGAAGACGCCGGTGCCGTGTACGACGTCCTCGTCGGCGAGGCTGCCCGAGTCGAGGAGCTTCTCACCGACGCGGCCGACCCCGAGCCCGGCGGCTTCGTCCGCGAGTCGGCCACTGCGGGCTCGCAGGCGGACTACGAGGACGCGGTCGCCCGGACGAAAGAACACGTCCTCGACGGCGACATCTACCAGGGCGTCATCTCGCGGACCCGCGACCTCGTCGGCGACTGCGACCCGATGGGGCTCTACGCGGCCCTGCGCGAGGTCAATCCCTCACCGTACATGTACCTGCTCCAGCACGGCGACTTCCACGTCGTCGGGGCCAGCCCGGAGACTCTGGTCTCCGTGAGCGGCCAGCGCGTCGTCTCGAACCCCATCGCGGGCACGTGCCCACGCGGGGACAGCCCCGTCGAGGACCGTCGGCTCGCCGGCGAGATGCTCGCCGACGAGAAGGAGCGCGCCGAACACACCATGCTGGTCGACCTCGCGCGCAACGACGTTCGCCGGGTCTCCGAACCCGGCAGTGTCCGCGTCGAGGAGTTCATGAACGTCCTCAAGTACAGCCACGTCCAGCACATCGAGTCCACGGTCACCGGCACGATGGCCGCGGAGTACGACGCCTTCGACGCGACCCGCGCCGCCTTCCCGGCCGGGACGCTCACCGGCGCACCGAAGATCCGCGCCATGGAGATAATCGACGACCTCGAAGACGAACCGCGCGGCCTCTACGGCGGCGGCGTCGGCTACTACTCGTGGACCGGCGACGCCGACTTCGCCATCGTCATCCGGACCGCGACGGTCGAGAAGGGCGCGATTTCGGGCGGTAAGGACCGTGTGACGGTCCGGGCCGGTGCCGGCATCGTGGCCGACAGCGACCCGACCAGCGAGTACGAGGAGACCGAGAAGAAGATGGACGGGGTGCTCGAAGCCCTCCGGCAGGTCGAGGTGCAGGTCTCCCAGGAGGTGTCGCGATGA